The DNA segment GCAAGGAAAGACCTGCCATTTCTCTTTTTTCGCACTTTTTGGATGTATCTGTCAAAAAATGTCCAGCACAGGCCAGGGTGCTTGTGCCTAGCTTCCTCGGTAGGGATGTTTTAATCCATtattttctttctcttctttccTCTTTgttgtgtatatacgtatatatattttatgcacATTTAAACATGTAGACTCACCTGATCCTTCCTCATCGAAGCAGGCAAAAGCGTTGCGGATGACGTCCTCGGGATCGGTGCCGTTGAGCCTTTCTCCAAACATAGTGAGGAACATGGTGAAGTTTATAGGTCCCGGAGCTTCGCTCATCATGCCCTCCAGGTATTCATCAGAGGGGTTCTTCCCTGATGCCAACAGCGTGAAGGAAGTGTAAAGAGTGTTATGAATGTGTTATGAATGTGTTATGAATGTGTGTCGGTATCGTACCCAAAGAGGCCAGCATGTCGTGCAGATCCTCCTTGTCGATGAAGCCGTCCCTGTTCTGGTCGATCATGTTGAAGGCTTCCTTGAACTCCTGGATCTGGGACTGGTCGAACATGGCGAAGACGTTGGAGGTGGCCCTCTGGGGGCGCTTCTTCGTGGTCTTCCCCTTGGCACGCTTGCTCGACATGGCTGCGGCTGCTTGGAGGCCTGAGGACACGCACCATGCTTCACTAGATACATCTCAGATAATGGCAGTAATACTCTTAATCGTACTGTATAGTATTTGgtctttggtgtttttttcctgcaatcTTCTCAGTTTCTCTCTAAGCGGGGGCTCCATTGATGGGTGTGAAAAGGATGTCACCATGCATGTCACCACGGTATCCACACGACCAGAAATAGACCTGTCACTCATATTCAGCCCCACTAGGAGTGTGATTGGCGTTGATACCGAGGAGGCTAATTCAGGGAAGTGACTGTTTCGTCCTTTTGGGATGACATCATGTCCCGAGTGTCCCTGAGCTACTGGCTTCCATTTCAACCGGGGACAAGATGGCTACCCTGTCCAGAGGTGTTTGTCCATTCTCTGGTAACAACAGGAATTGTGTGACTCGCTCAAAACCAGAATGAAATTCTAATACTgatagtaattattataattattagcatgtaataataatatcagtaataaatacattgtaTTCAAATTGAATGCTAACAAGAAAGGACATTTTTGATAAAAACAATATACTAAGAATACATACCGACTCACGCAATGTATCAATAATGCGTCAAGACAgctatattgtatgctaaccgaggcaaAACGGTGGCGTGAACTTtctatgttaaccaaaaaacacaataacgAGGGaggacgctaaccgaggttccactgtaattaattatacacacaaaatataactttttttacatgtgtactgtcaatttgatttatttataagtGACTGTTAAGTCCGGTGAATAAGcagcacccactaaatttagaggaTAAGAAAttaatatggaaaaaaacaacattttaaacccATGAAGCATTTTGTTTGAGcaaaacatagaaaatggaggaTGGCTCTGGCTACCAGAGAGAGCcccagggaggctgacgtcattgcagcgccccaatgaatgtgttacGCATTATGGGATAActttaaaagttgttttttttctattttaaaacattggtacatgtttgtatatttgacagGTATACTTTTGGGTGTTAATttgctgtatgatgagtttagtgttactTGCAAGATGACATTGTGAGTCCGCTTATATTGCTATACTgttatatgcagtattctgACCTCCTGTATGGCTAGTAGAAGAACaaactcctgtgtgtgttcttatATAATGACTTGTAGCAACtacagtacataataataacaattaacgACATGAATGTAGCCTTAAAGTAAAGTGACTAAggttaaacataaacatatgaaATGTTGCAATATGGTGAcgatgcatttaaaaataacatttcttgGCTTTCCTCCTCTCTCCATTTCACAGTCTGGGAGAAAAACTAGATCTAAATTCCAAGTTATCCGGTAAGTAACCATGAAATTCCTCAATCAGATAAGCTAGTCTCTCATCCACATAGACTTTCATTgcctgtgtgtgagtgtgtgtgtgagtgtgtgtgtgtgtgtgtgtgttccggcTCCTATGTAAACAGTCCAACCTGAGGCCCTCTAATTGAGTTATATGCTCGTCTGTAGTCAAACTGTTTTGGGAACCCAATCATAAGACAATCAATGCTCCTCAGCTTCTATTTGCTTCCGTCGTTGGTAGATTTCCTCCATTTTTCATCCCAACACGCCCACACCCCCCCTCACAGACGCCTGCTATTGCTAAACTACCTTCCTGTCATCACTTGCCGGGGCTTCAGCTCTGCAGGCCGAAGGTcaatgcattccaaaaacaagcaatGGAAGTGGTTGAAAAGATAATTCGGAATTCCTGTGTACTTTACCAGTGAGATGGAAGTAAACATTGTCCTGCATTACCTTTCCGTGTATGATCCCGATGTTTCAGGAATAAAAAGGTTTCTCACCTTGTCTTCAGGTGGAGAAGTGCGTGAGTCCCTCAAAGCTCTTCTAGTCCAGTCCTGACACAGCAGCAATGCGGGAAGGGAAGCAGGCAGTCCCACTGAAAAAGTTTCAACAATCAGCCTCCCATCAGGCCCTTCCCCTTTCCGTCCCAGCCAATGGGGAGGCCGCCCTGCGGCGTACAAAGACATCTCAGGCCAGGCGCTTTCTCCATACAAGGCAAAAGAATGCACAGGCTCTAGCTCGCTACTGCCACAGAGACGCGAGCCGGGATGTTTGTGGGGGGAGTAGGCAGACATGACAGGAACTACCATAAGGCTGCCTTATTTAGAGAAAGCCGTGATGGTGGAGCGGAGCGGAGGAGATGCAGAGACGTTGTAACGGCATCAATGTTTGACATTGAAGATGAGGAGTGTCCTTAAATAGGCACTTTGCTTTGCCATCACTGGGAACCGAGCTTGCAGGGAACACCTTGATTTATGCTATGTCTGCAGCATCTTCTTTCTGCTTTCCATGATGGCAAATGTTAGCCATGCATACTTTGGTTGCAGTATTAGCAAGTTCAAGAAACATATTGCAACTTTCTTTATTAGTTTCATTCTTTGTCATTGCGCTACGTTGtttataaaatactttttattctattttattcagCTAAGGTATTATGATACAGTCtgtactcactttttttttaccaaacaatatattttattactatttattactaggtagttgtattattatcttaaacaatttattaatttatgttcttctatttaatttttcattttatttaatgaaaTGTATATTCAATTGTGGTGTACTGTTAAATAAGTGTGATTTTTGtaggtttttttctgtttttgaaaaTTCCGCTCAAGATAAAAGGCTGTTTTTGCAAATGcagcagcgccctctgctgtcgaAAACCgcttacttttatttaaatggCAACCAATTGCTGTACATGTATATAGATATTTCTCTACatacttattttctcttatcttaatttttttattagattatatatgattatattttaCTGTCCACACCATCGCAGTCAGTCTGCTGTGAGTTTTGTAAGCGATGTTAAAATCATTTCGACATATTTACATGTACATGATGAAGACattcttttcattttatattgttttcagAGCTAAGTTAAAGTGGTTACGTTGGTCAGAAAACAGTTTATCTGTGTCGtcataaaatatgtcattatttTCAGAGATAATCAAGAGGACAAACTTCAAACAGTCGCTTTGTTTACACATCTAAAGCGTAGGCGGGACATGGCTCTTCCCTGGCTCTTTATTGGCTGATGCTATCATGAGCATGCGTAGTACACCAGGAAGCGTACAGAATGGTTGACTGACGTCTTTGCATTCTGAAAATCGTTTGGAAAAGTGAGTACAATTGCacttttgtcatttgtttggAGCTACTAATCTATGGCTTCATGCTCATTATACCGTGAAGTTGTTAAATAATCACAGGGTAACGTGACGGTGTTGAGAATGTCTTCATTTTTGGCTGTTAACGGTTGAAAGACAGGTTGACGTTGCATCGACTTTGAAAAAGTGGTAAAGTAGTCCCAACATTGTTCTTTTCTTAAAGTCATAGCAGATATAAATTACTGTAACATTTTAAACACCACTTTGAAGTTgagtttagacactttaaataTGTCCTTTTTAAAACGGTGTCATTAGTGTAGGTGTTGTCATGGGGGTGTAGTCATCAAGGAGTGTAAACACTCAACGTAGTACGGCTTCCTGTTTAATTGACCCGAAAACCCGTTTGATTAGGAAGTACACGGGCAGTGAATGGGTACTCAACACTGTAGTCTGATCCTAGAATATGGTTCTCATGTTCTAGTTTGTAAACATTCAGATTGTATAGAACGGagtctgcgattggctggcgaccagtccacggtgtatcTCTCCGCGCCACCGAGGTCGGTTGGGATGAGCTCCGACATAGCCCCTCTTGACCGATGCGGATGGATATAGAACGGTGTGCTATGGCTGCAGTTTGGGATGACTggtgtataccaggggtgtccaaactttttccacaggaAAAGCCACATTCTGGATAATGAaaagatgcaagggccactGGGATGTTGctcctttttaaaaaactttttattagtatttcaagttgaagtatttcaactttagcctgctgttttttttagattccaaaccttcctcttcctcattatgactttattctttttcaaaaattacaaattaatttgttgttttgtctttccataatgcaattttttaaaagatattttttccaacattatgctactaaaacgtTAAAATTTTATAACATTTGTGCACATGTGATCACATGATATTCCTTAATGTAACAAGTTAGTCTGAAACACATCATACCATTCCAGGGTACTACATTTTGTCTTCTCATTGCTATTCGATCAGTGCTTGAATCCAGTGCAGTACTGCTGACGTGGCAGTTTCTGTTGACTTTCAGTCTAAATAGAAAAACTGGGTTCAATTACTACTAAAATCCCAGAATACCTTACACCATCGCTCCATATCTATAACTGTTGTAGTACATTTAccatattgttatatattgaCTGACTTACTTCTTGTTTTTCGATGTTCAGCAGCATCCATTATAATTTACGGATTATTTGCTTGACTTCCTCCCAAACGGAGCAGCCTCGGTGGACCATGACGCCGTATATAGATCCATCCTCTCTGATGGTCAGGAGAGCTGTGGTCAAGCCCAGAAAGGGGCTGTCAGTTGTGTGCGTCGGGTGTTTGAATAGCCCATCTAAGCCTTTCTAAGCCGTTCAGAAACTACTGGAGTGGCTGTCATGTGCAGCACCAGTGAGGAAGTATGAACGGGACCGTGTTAAATTGTGCAACACAGAGGAAGCGAGAGTGTTGGACTGAATGTGCCAGGACCCGGTCACGTAGAGGTTCAGTTGGCCTCTGTGTAATTCACGGCGCAGGATGGATCAGCGATGCGACCGTAGACGATAGATCGCCAATGAAGTTTGTCAAGTACTGACGTGAATGGGATATGTAATTCATTCCTAATTTGGAGTGACATTGGTTATGGGAAAAAGGTGACCATTGATGAGTAATATGTGAAATACACAAGAGCGTTGCCTGGGCAACCAGACCCCGGCGTGCCCACGACAGACGTGTGTGTGAGGCTTCAATGGTGGACTGGTATGGCAGAGGGAAGGTCAAGGAATAACAGCCTGGCCGGGAAGGGGCATCTGCACCCTTCACTGTGGGTAAGACTCGCCTGTTGGCTGTACACGTCATGTGATGCGCTGTGGATCATTGACTTGTTGGTTCTTGTGCAGTGTTGGAATAGTCTGGACAAATATGTACggtctgtttttttcttatagTATATTGCTGCTAAAGTTGTCTGTAAAGTAAAGTATGATGTTGTTTAGTCTAGGGatggtgccactgaggaaaagacaggaagcggaactggaggtagcaaagatgaggatgctgaggttctcattgggagtgaccaggatggataggatcgggaagggggacattacatgtccagaggagagatagtgaatatattggtagaaggatgctgccagttaggaggcgtagaggaaaaCCAAAGAGGAGATTTaaggatgtagtgaaggaggacatgagggtaggaccagggtggactccgcctcttgctcctagtgaggataaacagcatagaagatggacgGATGTAGTCAGATGTTAAATAGGCGCAGATAATTATTCCCTGCCCTTTAAATGAGTTTTTATGGTTATGATGGAATTTCAAAGGTTTTTATTACTTAGAAGTGCATCCTTTTGAAATGACTCCTTGACACTCACAGTGGTCATTAAATCAGCTTTTATTAAGTGTAAATGAAAGACACTAGAAACAACAGACCTTCTATGTCCTGACTCCTCTTCCACCTTGTGTTTTGCTTTGTAGTCTCAAACCATGAATATTGTAGGCCAGCTGGCAGAGACCGTCTTTGTGACGGTGAAGGAGCTGTATCGCGGCCTTAACCCCGCCACTCTCACTGGAGGGATTGACGTGATTGTGGTGCGTCAGCCCGATGGCTCCTTCCAGTGTTCCCCCTTTCATGTCCGCTTTGGAAAGCTGGGCGTGCTGCGCTCCAAGGAGAAAGTTGTGAGTCAGTTCATATTATCTGATTTCACAGCTTATTTGCTTTTAATTTCTATTGATGCTCTTTGCTGTGGTGCAGGTGGACATCGAGATAAATGGAGAATCGGTGGACTTGCACATGAAACTAGGGGACAACGGCGAAGCtttttttgttgaagaaaatgaaaacacagaGGTAAGGTCAGGAAACATAGAGACACTTTGACCAAAACAGGTTTGGATTTCTTGGCTATTTTTGAATCAATTCATCCATTCCGCACAGTTCCAAGTCCCGGCCCATCTCTGCACCTCCCCGATCTCTTTTGCCACCCCTGAGGGCATGGACGAGAATCCTGAAGGATCCTCCACCACCCGCAAGAAGAAACGCCGCCGTAAACGCATGCGCTCCGATAGTCACCGAAAAGAAGAAGCCAGCTCATCTTCAGAGGAGCGAGAGAAAGACAAAGAGTGGGAGAGTGATCAGACCTCCAGGCAGGAGAGTCCGGCTAAAGATGAGCATGTCACACCTTTGCAAGTCAGGTAAGTGAGCTAACAACGCTAACTTCTGTGTTTTAGCTGACTGCTAGCATGACAGAGGTCTCTGTCTGTTATGAAAGCGTATGCCTTCAAAATAATACACGACCTCGTTCTTGTCAGAGCACACGTTGCTAATTGCAGAAACAGCCACCTTCCATAGTGTGGTCAATATTCTCAGgttgtttcttttttccccaGCCAGtgtcatttacaaaaataagtaaTTATCATGGAGTGTTTGGAGGAGTTGCCAGGAGATTGTCTGCTAAAAAGCCcaggttaccatggtgatacagCTGCTTTAAAAGACAGCTACCTTCGCTGAACCCCTCAAAACCCCCCAAGTCTGCATGGTGTTATGTTTGTTTTCACGGTAATGATGAGtgtgttttgtatgtgtgttaCAGTAAGTCTGTGTACTACTCGCTGTCAGAGGAGCCAAATGAACAGGAGCTGGGGCCCAGAGATGCCCATCCACACTCAGACGGGGACCAGTCGCCTGTAGAAAAGTGCGGAAGATCAATATCTCTCTGTATTGGAGTCCATGGACCTAGACAGGGTCGGTAATCCGTACTTCTTCTTATCCATGCAGTGTGTTTGACAGTCGGCCATCTTCTCCTAAGAGTGACTCTGAGCTTGTGGTTAAAAGCCAAGATTCCCCTGGGCTGCCCATGCAGTGGAACTGGGGAGGCTTTCCCATGGTATTCACAGGACTCGCACGTAAAAGCCAGACTTTTGAGACTATCACTGCAAGCTTTCTTTGTCTGTCGTCCTTCCTTACAGCCACGGCATTCTGAGAGGACATCAGTGGAGATAGAGCACTCCAGCTCTTCACATTTTCGTACAATCGAGAGACAAGACTCCTTTGACTTGGGCAATGAGCCTGTGATCAGCTGTAGCAAAGTGGACCGGGTCACTGTGGTCAGACCACAACCCAGGACTCAGTCTCTAGATTTGAGCTTGAGCTACTCCACGCTGACCTTTGATGCACCTTTTAACTTTACCAGTTCCAGACTTGGTGAACTTTCAGAGTCTTGTACGTCGACAGAAAGGGGGGTCTCTGTGTCTCATGCTCAGGAAGACGCTACAGCCATTACTGAGCATGTTAGCAGTGTGTGTGAAGCAGCTGTTCCTGGTGACATAACTAACAGTGACAGTCAGACAACTGCAGAAAGTGAAGATGCTGTAATCCAAACTATTGATGCAGACAGCAGAGGCGTGGATTGTGCACAAGCATCTAATCTGGCACCCGTAAGTGAGCAAGGTAGCGCTCCTGCCAGTGATGGAGACAGTGGGATAGATCCCTGTGCCGAGGGAGGCGAGGAGGACAGCAGAGCCGGTGTTGCTGAAGCTAAAGACAACGGGGCCGTGCACGCTGAGGAGTTAACAAACTGCTCGGAGACATCCACCAAACACGAGCAACCAGACACAAAGAAGAGTGAGCCATTCTCCAACATTCTATCTGCTGCAGTACATCTTTACCAGACAGTTCTTTCACAGACAGGCGTAATCACCATCTGGGACCTACGGATATTTACTTGGATGATCTGACCTCACTGGATCCCGAGGTTGCAGCGCTCTACTTCCCAAAGAGGTAAGAAGACTAAAGAGATGATAGCTGTGTCCAAATGCAGGGGCTGCATCCTTTGGGATAAACAGCATCTGAAGGCCGTTCCAATTCCACGGcagcttattttctgttttgggAAATGTCAGAAAGGCCGCAGCTTTTGGTGGTACCTCCAAAGACATTGCAGTAGTTACATGACTAGTACTTCCATGACTTTGTAACTGTGTCTTGTCCCAGCAGTGAAACGGAGGCTTCATCTGCTCACGTAGCTGATCAAGGCTCCTGCTCGGGAAGCCAGTCCCCCCAATCTGTGGGCGCCATAGACAGCGGGACTGAATACCACTCGGATTCTGCCTCCCACGCCTCAGAGGTCAGCATGTCCCTCTGTGGACAAGTGGGTGACACCAGCCAAATCACAAAAGGTGTGTTTTTATGAGCATCGGTTTTTGCACCGTGCAAAAAGGGAGGTGTCCAATCAGCGTTTTGTTACTTATTCAGAGAAGTTTCTGGAGCATTCTGTGTCATACCTGGACTTTGCCAACAATCCGGGCATCATTGAGGACCCAAGCCTTGTCATTTGTATCAACTCCAAGTAGGATTTCAAAACTTCaatctttttcattttcaatgtaCTGATATTTTAAGTACTTACTTACTTCCTTTTCTTCCTAAACAGCTACTATAATTGGGCAGTGGCAGCTCCAATGGTCTTGTCCATGACGGCTTTCCAAAAGAACCTACCCAAGGTTTGTTCCTGATGTAATTCACGACGCCTATCACCGAGTTCTTGAATGATTGATGGAACTGAAAGGAGGAAAACTGACAGGATGAATGTTTCCGTTATGTTTCTCATGCTTAGAGTACAGTAGAGAGGCTGGTAAAGGACAAAATGCCCAAAAAGTCAGGACGCTGGTGGTTCTCCTGGAGGAGGCGTGACTTGCACACCAATAAGGTTGACGTTGTAtcttcataaaaataataacaactgtCATAGAGCACGAAGCATTGTGGCTGTTCTCATGATACTGTTTTATTTTCTGGGCAGCAGCGCTCAGAGGAAGGCCAGGAGATCAACGTTGAAGATATGAACACTGTCAAGTATGTTCATGCACTCAGAAATCCTCACACTGTTCGATGCTGGTTATCATATATTTATGCACTtgcacttcattaggtacgaCTGCAAAATTGACgttagggatgttccgatcagggttttacgCTGCCGATTCCGATACCGATCACCCATGAGTGAGATAGGCACTGATACCGATAACATGGATTATACAGGCATACCTTCTCAATTGAACAGTTGTAATAAAAACACTACTATATAGGTATCTTATTGTTATGGAGCGGTAATATGGTGCAGTGCTGTTCTACGACACCAATCTTAAGCAAATTTCATTTGATTTCTTTTCTCCCAGAGCCACACAGGACGATGCGGACAGCGACGAGGTGACAGGGATTGGCCAAAAACCTTTCCTTCCATCCAGCTTGTCAACAGAAACCCTTCGCACTGCTCAGTGCATCACCCAGATGTACCGCAAGTCTCTCCGTCTGACCTCCAAACAGATTGTAAAAAGGCACACGCTTTAAGAAATAAATCCTGCATGTGTCGCTCGCCCCGTTCACGCTTACCTTTCTAACTAGGAGAACTTGAATCTGCGTGACGGACCCAACAAGGTGGTTTTCAGTGTGACCACTCAGTACCAGGGCACCTGTCGCTGTGAGGCCACCATCTATTTGTGGAACTGGGGTGATCGCATCGTCATATCAGACATCGATGGCACCATCACAAAGTATATAGCGTCGTctttccaaccccccccctcccccccttacTCGCCGTGCTTGGTGCACATGCATGAACTTCCTCTGGAACTCAAAGCAGCTTTTGTTTCCTGCAGGTCTGATGCTCTCGGTCACATCCTGCCTCAGTTTGGCAAAGACTGGACACACAAAGGCATTGCCAAACTCTACCACAAAATTCACCAGTAGGTGACACTTATTTCCCGGCATGTCCTGTAGAGTTGTGGATTTTGGATCCAAAAAGGATTTTATTTGTGGGAAAACCTGCGCTATAATAACGACATTATTTGGATGAAATTGAAAAGCAGCACACTTGGAAGATTGGTAGGGCAAATTTCAACTTGAAGCGCACACTTCCCCAAcatgaagttacccagcataccttgtgggtTATGATTGCCAGTATTGCTGTGCACATATTTAAGGGTTTATTTCAATACCCACATAGTATGTGTGGTGCAGTTACATTACATGTTCCACACTATACTGCAAGTCGTGGTACCagccattaaaatgaacaaattgaaGTAACAAGGCtggtttaatatatttttgtcatgacTGTAGCCCAGGCTCGATTAATAATATTGATTGTAATAGACATCTTTCTGGGTATCCAAATTCATTTTGGGTGGCCTTGAATCATAAGAAAAGCGGGTATCTACTAATACTTGATATGATTGAtctctgtttttaatatatatatatatatatatatatatatatatatatatatatatatatatatatatatatatatatatatatatatgtctatctTTACAGAAATGGTTACAAGTTCCTGTATTGTTCAGCTCGTGCCATAGGAATGGCCGCCATCACTAAGGATTACCTCGAATGGGTCAACGACAAAGGCACTGTTCTTCCTAAAGGCCCGGTACTACTAGCACCGAGCAGTCTTTTTTCAGCACTACACAGGTACTTTTACCTCTTATAATGTCCTACCAATAGAACGTGTACCCTCAGTCCTGGGTTGTCTTATGTTGCTCATTCCATTTGACTCTTTAGGTATGACACAATGTGTCATTGAgatgattattatgataataatggaAATCTGTCCGTTTTGACCTGTGCAGGGAGGTGATTGAGAAGAAGCCAGAGGTGTTTAAAATTGCATGTCTCAGTGACATCAGGGACCTCTTCAACCCCAAGAGACAACCCTTCTATGCAGCCTTTGGTAACAGGACCAACGTATGTACTCCCGCACCTTCTGTCTTAGACATCGATATCCCTCACGATTATGGTTATTCTAAATCAAAGTCCACCATGGTCACAAAGATCATTTGGCCAAGTATCACAGTCTGGATTTTCTCACTTCCTTTATCCGGGGTGTGAGAAAACGTCAACGTTAGAGGCTAGTAGCTCTAGTAGTATTACACATTTAGTCAGTATACTGTACTTCCTCTTATATTGGCCATGGGTGTTTATTTACTACTTTTTGTTTTTCCGTTTGCTAAATCTGCTCAGTGTTTGGTATCCTTTGCAAACCTCCCAACTTGTGTCTGCACTGTGGATGTGGGCTGTAgtcatgtaacatgtaacaatgGGGGCCACTCGTCAGGAAAATACGGACATTTGACATTGTTTCAAGTGATCCTGATGTTTGTTTCTGCAGGATGCTTTCGCCTACACGCAGGTCGGCGTGTCTGACACCAAGATATTTACTGTCAATCCAAAAGGAGAGATGATCCAAGAGAAAACCAAAGCAAACAAGTCCTCGTAGGTTTTTCCATGttgtttttatgattaaaaactCAGAAATGTCTATTGATGGAAACTCCTTCCATGCAGGTATTGCCACCTCGGTGAGTTGGTGGATCATTTCTTCCCAGAGCTTGGCGGGAGCGGGCCTTCTGCTCTGGTCTGCCCTGAGTTCAGCAGTTTCTCCTACTGGAAGGAGCCGTTGGCAAAACTGGACCTTGACACACTACTGTAGTCACACCCTCCTTCTTTACCCTGTGCCAAAACGCAATACCATCGTCTGCCTTAAGgtttttcccagcatgcctcaTCATGCCTTTAAATGACGTTAGCAACTGTGGCTGGCCAATGTTCAAACACAACAAATGCTACAATCAATCCAATGTTAATGACAATTTATCAagtcattacttttatttttgtatgtagcactgattgaattgaattcaattgaattgttttttttgcctggCAACACATAGCTCAAAGTGTGGACCAAAAATATATACCGAATAAGTTAGTTAGCTGGCTGAATGCTGGAAGTTCCAAATCTGTAACCACTATTGAGTGTTTTATGTGATGGGACCACTTTCCCGTAGCCGTCATGTGACCACgtcttgttgtgtgtgtgcgtgtgtgtgtgtgtgcgtgtgtgtgcatgcatgtgcgtATTTGGGAGGCTTTTAAAGATGCATTTTGTCTTGGCATTTACTATTGTACTCCATTTGAGTTATTTAATGTGATTTCCTTGATGTCCTGGTAGTAAAGGGCTTGGGTATGAGAATTGCTGTACAATCATGCTGGTATACTTTTGAGAGTATATACAAAAGGACTGATAACAAGCTACAAACACACTCCACTGATCACTATTGAGCTACTAAACGGCACATTTCATGTCTTCCTCTAGGTACTGCACTACCATCTTTAGAAATATTTGTACACTGTGAATGAGGACATGGTTATATCGTGATTTGTCAACCTACACAATGATCTCAATAACCagcaatgttattttttttattctttaatgacactgtaatatttatttactaaaTTGGCATGCTACAACGATACATTGACTACACTGCAGGTGGAAACTTGGCTCTGCATGCAAAATGGATGcatctaaaataaaattattttaacccCATGGGGTCCCTAATGACTTTTCTGTCTTTGTAGGTACATTTGATTTAATGTGACTATTTTGCTT comes from the Doryrhamphus excisus isolate RoL2022-K1 chromosome 18, RoL_Dexc_1.0, whole genome shotgun sequence genome and includes:
- the LOC131106184 gene encoding phosphatidate phosphatase LPIN3-like isoform X5, whose protein sequence is MAEGRSRNNSLAGKGHLHPSLWSQTMNIVGQLAETVFVTVKELYRGLNPATLTGGIDVIVVRQPDGSFQCSPFHVRFGKLGVLRSKEKVVDIEINGESVDLHMKLGDNGEAFFVEENENTEFQVPAHLCTSPISFATPEGMDENPEGSSTTRKKKRRRKRMRSDSHRKEEASSSSEEREKDKEWESDQTSRQESPAKDEHVTPLQVSKSVYYSLSEEPNEQELGPRDAHPHSDGDQSPVENVFDSRPSSPKSDSELVVKSQDSPGLPMQWNWGGFPMPRHSERTSVEIEHSSSSHFRTIERQDSFDLGNEPVISCSKVDRVTVVRPQPRTQSLDLSLSYSTLTFDAPFNFTSSRLGELSESCTSTERGVSVSHAQEDATAITEHVSSVCEAAVPGDITNSDSQTTAESEDAVIQTIDADSRGVDCAQASNLAPVSEQGSAPASDGDSGIDPCAEGGEEDSRAGVAEAKDNGAVHAEELTNCSETSTKHEQPDTKKNRRNHHLGPTDIYLDDLTSLDPEVAALYFPKSSETEASSAHVADQGSCSGSQSPQSVGAIDSGTEYHSDSASHASEVSMSLCGQVGDTSQITKEKFLEHSVSYLDFANNPGIIEDPSLVICINSNYYNWAVAAPMVLSMTAFQKNLPKSTVERLVKDKMPKKSGRWWFSWRRRDLHTNKRSEEGQEINVEDMNTVKATQDDADSDEVTGIGQKPFLPSSLSTETLRTAQCITQMYRKSLRLTSKQIENLNLRDGPNKVVFSVTTQYQGTCRCEATIYLWNWGDRIVISDIDGTITKSDALGHILPQFGKDWTHKGIAKLYHKIHQNGYKFLYCSARAIGMAAITKDYLEWVNDKGTVLPKGPVLLAPSSLFSALHREVIEKKPEVFKIACLSDIRDLFNPKRQPFYAAFGNRTNDAFAYTQVGVSDTKIFTVNPKGEMIQEKTKANKSSYCHLGELVDHFFPELGGSGPSALVCPEFSSFSYWKEPLAKLDLDTLL
- the LOC131106184 gene encoding phosphatidate phosphatase LPIN3-like isoform X4, with protein sequence MAEGRSRNNSLAGKGHLHPSLWSQTMNIVGQLAETVFVTVKELYRGLNPATLTGGIDVIVVRQPDGSFQCSPFHVRFGKLGVLRSKEKVVDIEINGESVDLHMKLGDNGEAFFVEENENTEFQVPAHLCTSPISFATPEGMDENPEGSSTTRKKKRRRKRMRSDSHRKEEASSSSEEREKDKEWESDQTSRQESPAKDEHVTPLQVSKSVYYSLSEEPNEQELGPRDAHPHSDGDQSPVENVFDSRPSSPKSDSELVVKSQDSPGLPMQWNWGGFPMPRHSERTSVEIEHSSSSHFRTIERQDSFDLGNEPVISCSKVDRVTVVRPQPRTQSLDLSLSYSTLTFDAPFNFTSSRLGELSESCTSTERGVSVSHAQEDATAITEHVSSVCEAAVPGDITNSDSQTTAESEDAVIQTIDADSRGVDCAQASNLAPVSEQGSAPASDGDSGIDPCAEGGEEDSRAGVAEAKDNGAVHAEELTNCSETSTKHEQPDTKKNRRNHHLGPTDIYLDDLTSLDPEVAALYFPKSSETEASSAHVADQGSCSGSQSPQSVGAIDSGTEYHSDSASHASEVSMSLCGQVGDTSQITKEKFLEHSVSYLDFANNPGIIEDPSLVICINSNYYNWAVAAPMVLSMTAFQKNLPKSTVERLVKDKMPKKSGRWWFSWRRRDLHTNKQRSEEGQEINVEDMNTVKATQDDADSDEVTGIGQKPFLPSSLSTETLRTAQCITQMYRKSLRLTSKQIENLNLRDGPNKVVFSVTTQYQGTCRCEATIYLWNWGDRIVISDIDGTITKSDALGHILPQFGKDWTHKGIAKLYHKIHQNGYKFLYCSARAIGMAAITKDYLEWVNDKGTVLPKGPVLLAPSSLFSALHREVIEKKPEVFKIACLSDIRDLFNPKRQPFYAAFGNRTNDAFAYTQVGVSDTKIFTVNPKGEMIQEKTKANKSSYCHLGELVDHFFPELGGSGPSALVCPEFSSFSYWKEPLAKLDLDTLL